A genomic region of Pongo pygmaeus isolate AG05252 chromosome 7, NHGRI_mPonPyg2-v2.0_pri, whole genome shotgun sequence contains the following coding sequences:
- the CRISPLD1 gene encoding cysteine-rich secretory protein LCCL domain-containing 1 isoform X2 has product MNMNATHIVHSGVLALYVHIIHRGNWWGHAPYKHGRPCSACPPSFGGGCRENLCYKEGSDRYHPPREEETNEIERQQSQVHETHVQTRSDDSSRNEVISTQQMSQIVSCEVRLRDQCKGTTCNRYECPAGCLDSKAKVIGSVHYEMQSSICRAAMHYGIIDNDGGWVDITRQGRKHYFIKSNRNGIQTIGKYQSANSFTVSKVTVQAVTCETTVEQLCPFHKPASHCPRVYCPRNCMQANPHYARVIGTRVYSDLSSICRAAVHAGVVRNHGGYVDVMPVDKRKTYIASFQNGIFSESLQNPPGGKAFRVFAVV; this is encoded by the exons ATGAACATGAATGCAACCCATATTGTCCATTCAGGTGTTCTGGCCCTGTATGTACACATTATACACAG GGGAAACTGGTGGGGCCATGCCCCTTACAAACATGGGCGGCCCTGTTCTGCTTGCCCACCTAGTTTTGGAGGGGGCTGTAGAGAAAATCTGTGCTACAAAG AAGGGTCAGACAGGTATCATCCTCCTCGAGAAgaggaaacaaatgaaatagaaCGACAGCAGTCACAAGTCCATGAAACCCATGTCCAGACAAGATCAGATGATAGTAGCAGAAATGAAGTCATAAGCACACAGCAAATGT ccCAAATTGTTTCTTGTGAAGTAAGATTAAGAGATCAGTGCAAAGGAACAACCTGCAATag GTACGAATGTCCTGCTGGCTGTTTGGATAGTAAAGCTAAAGTTATTGGCAGTGTACATTATGAAATG CAATCCAGCATCTGTAGAGCTGCAATGCATTATGGTATAATAGACAATGATGGTGGCTGGGTAGATATCACTAGACAAGGAAGAAAGCATTATTTCATCAAGTCCAATAGAAATGGTATTCAGACAATTGG CAAATATCAGTCTGCTAATTCCTTCACAGTCTCTAAAGTGACAG TTCAGGCTGTGACTTGTGAAACAACTGTGGAACAGCTCTGTCCATTTCATAAGCCTGCTTCACATTGCCCAAG agtatACTGTCCTCGTAACTGTATGCAAGCAAATCCACATTATGCTCGTGTAATTGGAACTCGAGTTTATTCTGAT CTGTCCAGTATCTGCAGAGCAGCAGTACATGCTGGAGTGGTTCGAAATCACGGTGGTTATGTTGATGTAATGCCTGTGGACAAAAGAAAGACCTACATTGCTTCTTTTCAGAATGGAATCTTCTcagaaag